A genomic segment from Cyanobium sp. NIES-981 encodes:
- the leuS gene encoding leucine--tRNA ligase has product MGSRPDVSESSRYQPQAIEERWQEHWERGQLHRTPDPGDAPGEPFVALSMFPYPSGNLHMGHVRNYVITDVIARVQRMRGRAVLHPMGWDAFGLPAENAAIERGVDPGAWTDRNIASMRQQLQRLGLSIDWDRELATCHADYYRWTQWLFLQFLEAGLAYQKDATVNWDPVDQTVLANEQVDSEGRSWRSGALVEKRQLRQWFLRITAYADQLLDDLPALEGWPERVHTMQANWIGRSSGAELHFAVVNDEGHDTGEHIPVFTTRPDTLFGASYLVLAPDHPLVATLTSAEQQLAVEAFCDLVSRQSEQERTADDKPKRGVPIGARVRNPANGELIPLWIADYVLADYGTGAVMGVPAHDQRDFVFARQYELPVRQVIIPAGSDEHAYEGGAWTDPGILIHSGPFDGLTSAEAKQAITRAAEEQGWGEAKVQFRLRDWLISRQRYWGCPIPVIHCDSCGVVPVPADQLPVELPRNVAFSGRGGSPLAQLESWWQVPCPSCGQSARRETDTMDTFMCSSWYFLRYSDPHNTSLPFNRAAVDSWLPVDQYVGGIEHAILHLLYARFFTKVLRDRGLLGFGEPFSRLLTQGMVQGITYRNPVSGRYVAPADVADPTDPRDPISGEVLDTFYEKMSKSKYNGVDPAVVIDRYGADTARMFILFKAPPEKDLEWDDADVEGQFRFLQRIWRLVDGALARGLTLAPAEQGGGGSGTLPTADLSPAERELRRAVHTAIAAVSEDLDGDFQFNTAVSELMKLSNAMAEHLEASSEPVAREALRTLVLLLAPFAPHLAEELWSQLHGREAGEATIPGSVHRQGWPELDPEALVRDTIPLVIQVKGKVRGSLEVPADADKAALEAIALASDIAAKWLEGKPPSRVIVVPGKLVNLVP; this is encoded by the coding sequence TTGGGTTCCAGGCCTGACGTGAGCGAGAGCAGCCGCTACCAACCGCAGGCGATCGAGGAACGCTGGCAGGAGCACTGGGAACGGGGGCAGCTGCACCGCACACCCGATCCCGGCGACGCCCCCGGCGAGCCGTTCGTGGCCCTCTCGATGTTCCCCTACCCATCGGGGAACCTGCACATGGGCCACGTGCGCAATTACGTGATCACCGACGTGATCGCCCGGGTGCAGCGCATGCGGGGCCGGGCCGTGCTGCATCCGATGGGCTGGGACGCCTTCGGGCTGCCGGCCGAGAACGCGGCGATCGAGCGGGGGGTGGACCCGGGCGCCTGGACCGACCGCAACATCGCCAGCATGCGGCAGCAGCTGCAGCGCCTGGGGCTGTCGATCGACTGGGACCGGGAGCTGGCCACCTGCCACGCCGACTACTACCGCTGGACCCAGTGGCTGTTCCTGCAGTTTCTCGAGGCCGGCCTGGCGTACCAGAAGGACGCCACCGTGAACTGGGATCCGGTGGACCAGACCGTGCTGGCCAACGAACAGGTGGACAGCGAAGGCCGCTCCTGGCGTTCCGGGGCCCTGGTGGAAAAGCGCCAGCTGCGTCAGTGGTTCCTGAGGATCACCGCCTACGCCGACCAGCTGCTGGACGACCTGCCGGCGTTGGAGGGCTGGCCGGAGCGGGTGCACACGATGCAGGCCAACTGGATCGGCCGCAGCAGCGGCGCCGAACTCCACTTCGCCGTGGTGAACGACGAGGGGCACGACACCGGCGAGCACATCCCCGTGTTCACCACCAGGCCCGACACCCTGTTCGGCGCCAGCTACCTCGTTCTGGCGCCGGACCATCCTCTGGTGGCGACGCTCACCAGCGCCGAGCAGCAGCTGGCGGTGGAGGCGTTCTGCGATCTGGTGAGCCGCCAGAGCGAGCAGGAGCGCACCGCCGACGACAAACCCAAGCGGGGCGTGCCGATCGGAGCCCGGGTGCGCAACCCGGCCAATGGCGAGCTCATCCCCCTGTGGATCGCCGACTACGTACTGGCCGACTACGGCACCGGTGCCGTGATGGGGGTTCCGGCCCACGACCAGCGGGACTTCGTCTTCGCCCGCCAGTACGAACTGCCGGTGCGGCAGGTGATCATTCCCGCCGGCAGCGATGAGCACGCCTACGAGGGCGGAGCCTGGACCGATCCCGGCATTCTCATCCACTCCGGCCCGTTCGACGGACTCACCAGCGCCGAGGCCAAACAGGCCATCACCCGGGCCGCCGAGGAGCAGGGCTGGGGCGAAGCCAAGGTGCAGTTCCGCCTGCGCGACTGGCTCATCTCCCGCCAGCGCTACTGGGGCTGCCCCATTCCGGTGATCCACTGCGACAGCTGCGGCGTGGTGCCGGTGCCGGCCGATCAGCTGCCGGTGGAACTGCCGCGGAACGTGGCCTTCAGCGGCAGGGGGGGCTCCCCCCTGGCCCAGCTGGAGAGCTGGTGGCAGGTGCCGTGTCCAAGCTGCGGCCAGTCGGCCCGGCGGGAGACCGACACCATGGACACCTTCATGTGTTCCAGCTGGTATTTCCTGCGCTACAGCGACCCCCACAACACCAGCCTGCCGTTCAACCGCGCGGCGGTGGATTCCTGGTTGCCGGTGGATCAGTACGTGGGCGGGATCGAGCACGCGATCCTGCATCTGCTCTACGCCCGCTTCTTCACCAAGGTGCTGCGCGACCGGGGCCTGCTCGGTTTCGGCGAACCCTTCAGCCGCCTGCTCACCCAGGGGATGGTGCAGGGCATCACCTACCGGAATCCCGTGAGCGGCAGGTATGTGGCTCCGGCCGACGTGGCCGATCCCACCGATCCCCGGGATCCGATCAGCGGCGAGGTGCTCGACACCTTCTACGAAAAGATGTCGAAGTCGAAGTACAACGGGGTGGATCCGGCCGTGGTGATCGATCGCTACGGCGCCGACACGGCCCGGATGTTCATCCTGTTCAAGGCCCCACCGGAAAAGGATCTGGAGTGGGACGACGCCGATGTGGAAGGGCAGTTCCGCTTCCTGCAGCGGATCTGGAGGCTGGTGGATGGGGCCCTGGCCCGTGGTCTGACGCTGGCCCCTGCTGAACAGGGCGGCGGGGGGTCCGGAACTCTCCCCACGGCCGATCTGAGCCCAGCTGAGCGGGAGCTGCGCCGTGCCGTGCACACCGCCATCGCCGCCGTGAGCGAAGACCTGGACGGTGACTTTCAGTTCAACACCGCCGTGTCGGAACTGATGAAGCTCAGCAACGCCATGGCCGAGCACCTGGAGGCCAGCTCCGAGCCGGTGGCCCGTGAAGCCCTGCGCACCCTGGTGCTGCTGCTGGCTCCCTTTGCCCCGCACCTGGCCGAGGAGCTCTGGAGCCAGCTGCATGGCCGGGAGGCCGGCGAGGCAACCATCCCCGGCAGTGTGCATCGGCAGGGCTGGCCAGAGCTCGATCCGGAGGCGCTGGTGCGCGACACCATCCCCCTGGTGATCCAGGTGAAGGGCAAGGTGCGGGGCTCCCTCGAGGTGCCGGCCGATGCCGACAAGGCCGCGCTCGAGGCGATCGCCCTGGCCAGCGACATCGCCGCCAAGTGGCTGGAGGGCAAGCCTCCCAGCCGGGTGATCGTGGTGCCGGGCAAGCTCGTGAACCTGGTGCCATGA